The genomic region aaaaaagtgactttaacttaagtcatttatatatatatatgtatatatacatatatatatatatatatgtatatgtatatatatatatgtactaggccagcctgtggccaagtggaaagggaacttggcttgtaaccggagggtcgccgctaaaaagggctggggtacccctgagcaagggaCCCGACCCCCaatgctactcagtgtggcagcccactgctcctaattctaggatgggtcaaatgcagaggaatactttccctaagggaattaataaaacattaaattctAAAAATATACATGCACAGTAAAGTAAatattagatttgttgttttatcaatgctataataattattttacatctAGAAAATAATGTCcaaagtgtgtgacatttacatagttacactttaaaaacacagcctGACTGTTAAACCTGGACTTTAGGATTTTTAATACACAGTTATATacactggaaaataaaaatgtataacttCATAATCACACACGTTGAGAAGAAAGAACAGAGGAATGTGATTTTCTCCCATCACAATATTTTCATTAGATaatcaaatgtttatttgttcatttagaCAAAGAATCATATCTTTATCGTTCTCTCGTCgtctgtttctctggactcCTCAGGTTCTGCTGAGCTGAAGTCTTTGTGTCAGACTCAAAATAAGGTTTGTAGATATAAAAACCACCTGTGACTCCCAGCAGCACGGCAAACGCCATCTGTGTGAAAGGTATTCTCCTTCTAAACATCGTTTCTTTCAGCGGAGAATCCTGAAAGAGCAATAAAGTCATGTTATCATTTCTGTTTCAGCTGCATTTAGCTGTTGTTCTGCGTGTCCTATAGAAACTAATGTGTATGTCTTATAGAAACTGGAGACGACAAGAAGTCATTTAAATTACTGGCTGATCATGACTAAAGTATTTGGTCATTTATTTGCACTTTAAATACTAATAATGTATAAGAGTTTGACTCTTTTACCAGAGTAAACATGTTTGAACACATCAAACTGCCACTGATATCTCTAAATCTCGTACAAAtctacatacatatgtatatgtatatatgtatatatatatatatatatatatatatatatatatatatacacacacacacacacacacacacttccattgTTGGCTGAAAACAAGTGTTGAAGCTTTGAAGTCACCGTCCTGAGACTGTGGAACTTCCTGCCACAGGAAATCCGTCCCAGTCCAAACAATGTCCAAACAATGTCCAACATGAGTCTTATTTTAAAAGGTCCAAAGCGGAAACGAAGGCAGAGCTCTGTCTGCTGGCTTCACTTTTGTTTCCTGGTAGTTTACGTtagagaaaaggtcaaatatggAGCAGTGAATGTTTCATGGACGACTCTGTGGAACAAGTATTAACTCACCGTGTTGTGGTTTGTTCAAAACGTCGCTAATCAAACAACAAATGAGCGGAAAGGAGAGAAAACGAGTCCAACAAGAGCTCTTAGCATTAGCGTCGAGAAAAGGCAAGCACTCTTCTTCTACTGTGGACTGTGGCAATAATATGTAGTTCGCCACCTGCTGGAAAGAGCAGGAAAATGCACCCAACTCGTTGATAGAAGGTTATTCAATGATTTTAGCTCCATGTTCACAGTTCTGAAGGAAAATATGAGATTTACAGCAAACGAGCTGAAGGTTTACTTTAGAAGAAGGATTTGAAAACGTCCTCCTGTCACGTCCTTAATGTCTGAAGACTGATTTAATGTCTTTATATTAAAGGATGAGAAGAATATGACACACTGCAACAAAGGTGTGGCAGTGTGtcgagcttttattttgaagtcaaaAACCGTGTTCCACCGGAAGAAGCCGGACTGAACGCGGAAGTAAACAAAAGCTTCGAGTTTCATGAGAGTTGGCTGTGACGTAGCTGCAGATTTGACTTTGTAACTCTGTTCAATAAACACAACAAGTGTTTCCGGGTCAGTGAAGTTTGTTAACGAAGCGTGGGTCTGTCGTCCAGTGTCAACAGACAGGTGAAGTGTCTGTCGTCCGGTGTCAACAGACAGGTGAAGTCCATGTGTCCTGCAGACTGAAGACAAAATGTCCTGATGGACAAGATCCGACCAAGAGTGAAGTTTGGAAACAAAGTGCATGATGTGAAACTGCGGAAGAGGAAATCCCAACTGtatgcaaatgaaaatgaatgtccTCTGAACAACGGTGAGAtaatatttcacacaatttAGAGACATTTGACTTAGATAATTGTATTTGTGGACAGCTGTAGTTTTGTTAACTTGACTGATGCAGTGTTTCCTAACCCTGGTCCTCAGAGAACACCTGATTCAGAGGAGGACCAGGGTTGGCAAACACCCGACTAATGAACAGCTGAtgagtttcttttctttgttcacAGTTGGTCTCAGAGCCAGAGTTGTTGCGTTTTCTGTCGTGTTCAGACTCATCAACTGTTTCCTGGTTCAGAGCAGCTTTGTCCCTGATGAGTACTGGCAGTCTCTGGAGGTTTCTCATCGTATGGTCTTCAAATATCCTTTGAGAAAACAATCGATAAATACACAAACTGCTGAAAGCATCCAGGTACAATCAGGACCTTTTTCagtgtaatgtttttgttttttaaaggttcagGAATTCTGTCATTAAAGTTTGGTTTaaagaggacatttttgtgATGGAATCAAATCATGATAAAAGCTGCTGTTAAAACCTTAACAGTTGGACTTATGGGTTTCTGACATGGGAATGGAAGACAGGAATACGAGGATTCTCTCATCCACTCGTCTTTGCGATCATATACAAGATCTTACACTTGGTGAACCTGGACTCAGTCCAGCTCCTGGTAAGTGAACCTGGACTCAGTCCAGCTCCTGGTAAGTGAACCTGGACTAAGTGAACAGACCATGTGTCACTGTTGCGTTTTGATGAGCGCGTCATAAACGTGCTGACACTGCCTCTGCAGAAATGGCTTCCACGGATGATCCAAGCTCTCCTGGCTGCGTTTGCTGACGTCAagttcttcttcctcatccGAACGCTGGAAAATCAACACGTTACAAAATGGACGGTGAGGATTTCACCTGTTTCCGATCCGTGTGGATCAGTGTGGATCAGTGTGGATCAGTGTGGATCTGCTCTAATGCTCTAGCTTCAGAACAAGAAGTATTGTAGTAAtgaacagatgtttgttttgcagtttttctgTCACGTGTGCTCGTGGTTCTCGTGGTTCTGCTGCACCAGGACTCTGAGCAACAGCACAGAAACATCCCTCACGTGTCTGGCTCTCTTTTACTTTCCTCTGTCTGGGTCCAAAACTCACAGCAGGTCTGtttctcatcttcatcttcatcttcatttgcTTTTATCTCCAAACTCAAAGACGCTTTTTGTTTCCAGCATGAAATATTTGAGCCTCGTTGCCATGGCAGTGGTTTTCCGGCCGACGGCGCTGATCGTCtggtttcctctgctgctgcatcatttCTGTGAGGAAGAGAACAAACTGAGACTCATCACTCATCACTACATCCCTATAGGGTTAGTTCGTCACATCTCAACAGTGTATACATGGAAATGTTCTCTCACTGTCGGTGACGCTGCCGTTTCCTCGTCTGCAGGGCTGCAGCTGTCGTCATTTCAACTGTGATTGACTGTATCTTCTATGAAAAGGTAAAGAGTTGACTCTCACTCTGAGTGTTGCTGAGTAACTTGTGGATGTAACTGCTGCTCTGGTGGTTTTccagtggactttggtgcagtttAACTT from Solea solea chromosome 5, fSolSol10.1, whole genome shotgun sequence harbors:
- the LOC131459562 gene encoding protein PIGBOS1 produces the protein MFRRRIPFTQMAFAVLLGVTGGFYIYKPYFESDTKTSAQQNLRSPEKQTTRER
- the pigb gene encoding GPI mannosyltransferase 3, encoding MDKIRPRVKFGNKVHDVKLRKRKSQLYANENECPLNNVGLRARVVAFSVVFRLINCFLVQSSFVPDEYWQSLEVSHRMVFNYGFLTWEWKTGIRGFSHPLVFAIIYKILHLVNLDSVQLLKWLPRMIQALLAAFADVKFFFLIRTLENQHVTKWTFFCHVCSWFSWFCCTRTLSNSTETSLTCLALFYFPLSGSKTHSSMKYLSLVAMAVVFRPTALIVWFPLLLHHFCEEENKLRLITHHYIPIGAAAVVISTVIDCIFYEKWTLVQFNFLKFNVVHGVADFYGSHPWHWYLTQGFPVVMGPHLPFFLHGCSLAFNRYKILLAAVVWTVVVYSFLPHKEFRFIFPVLPLCMIFCGKSLASLREWRRPAAVFLLLTNLVLALYTGLIHQRGTVDVMNHLQTLCDTSSASTSAQPDVLFLMPCHSTPYYSHVHCPIKMTFLECPPDLGEDDAVDEAETFYREPLHWLKTSFPYKSSLPTHLVLFNVLEKEISVFLQANKFVRTAEIFHTHFPQGRVGGSIFIYERH